In one Vanessa tameamea isolate UH-Manoa-2023 chromosome 12, ilVanTame1 primary haplotype, whole genome shotgun sequence genomic region, the following are encoded:
- the LOC113403483 gene encoding CDK5 regulatory subunit-associated protein 3 isoform X1 — MDESNIPIDINIGKLQDWLVSRRHVNKEWQKNIIAVREKINNAIQDMPAHEDIAALLSGSYINYFHCLKIIEILKETEADTKNLFGRYGSQRMKDWQDIIRNYEKDNLYLAEAAQMLVRNINYEIPGFKKQIAKEEQMQAECDKKHSDYLKNEASSKTEFLMLCKQLGIKGDKIKRELVDRLQELPVIYDKIGKSLKPLQPAIELYSAFTKYILGEQASEVLPLLKYVVEHGNTTVYEWSYGEPPLSVEPDPVHIELEKDDAAGDQIDFGESTIDFGAEDTSADIDFGDGDAGGEIDWGNIDVAPAEVDVSADVAAISLDESGIVVEEQGVGGGVARGRDALTLLDNTPTRNQFIDQLVELESFLKMRLYETNAANESQTFSLIEQLPTESEAALAAMLAAVQAAAAAVTATEITHLHNVKHSPRYVDVLTAQLQQKLSLCAKLGALATRAAERRRAASERAAALRPALALLRARTQELQADIQSEISKKYKGRPVNVIGGVKFL, encoded by the exons atggaC GAAAGTAATATTCCCATAGACATAAATATTGGCAAACTTCAGGACTGGTTAGTGAGTCGTCGTCATGTAAACAAGGAATGGCAGAAGAACATTATAGCTGtgagagaaaaaataaataatgccaTTCAAGACATGCCAGCCCATGAAGACATAGCCGCTCTCTTATCAGGCAGCTATATCAATTACTTTCACTGtctaaaaattattgaaatactcAAAGAGACAGAAGCGGACACCAAGAATTTATTTGGCAGATATGGATCACAAAGAATGAAAGATTGGCAGGACATAATAAGGAATTATGAGAAGGATAACCTGTATCTAGCCGAGGCGGCTCAAATGTTGGTCAGAAATATAAACTATGAAATTCCTGGATTCAAAAAGCAAATAGCTAAAGAGGAACAAATGCAGGCA GAGTGTGATAAAAAACATTctgattacttaaaaaatgaagCGTCAAGTAAAACTGAATTTTTAATGCTTTGCAAACAGCTTGGTATCAAGGGAGACAAAATAAAAAGGGAGCTGGTTGACAGGTTACAAGAATTGCCAGTAATATATGACAAG ATAGGCAAGTCACTCAAGCCTTTACAGCCAGCCATAGAATTATACTCTGCATTTACGAAATATATCCTCGGCGAGCAAGCGTCAGAAGTTCTACCTCTACTCAAGTATGTTGTTGAACATGGTAACACTACTGTGTATGAATGGAGTTACGGCGAGCCGCCGTTGAGCGTGGAGCCGGATCCAGTGCATATAGAGTTGGAGAAAGATGATGCAGCTGGTGATCAG ATTGATTTTGGAGAAAGTACAATAGATTTTGGTGCAGAGGATACTTCAGCTGATATCGACTTTGGCGATGGAGACGCCGGTGGAGAGATCGACTGGGGTAATATTGACGTGGCTCCTGCTGAAGTT GATGTATCAGCAGATGTAGCAGCCATATCGTTAGACGAATCAGGCATTGTCGTGGAAGAGCAGGGGGTGGGGGGCGGTGTAGCGCGGGGCAGGGACGCCCTGACCTTGCTAGACAACACGCCCACCAGAAACCAGTTCATTGATCAGCTCGTGGag CTGGAATCATTTCTGAAGATGCGTCTCTACGAAACGAACGCCGCCAACGAGAGCCAGACGTTCTCGCTGATCGAGCAGCTGCCCACCGAGAGCGAGGCCGCGTTGGCCGCCATGCTGGCCGCCGTGcaggccgccgccgccgccgtcaCCGCCACGGAGATCACGCACCTGCACAATGTCAAACATTCGCCCAG GTACGTGGACGTGCTGACGGCGCAGCTGCAGCAGAAGCTGTCGCTGTGCGCCAAGCTGGGCGCGCTGGCGACGCGCGCGGCGGAGCGGCGCCGGGCCGCGAGCGAGCGCGCCGCCGCGCTGCGCCCCGCGCTCGCGCTGCTGCGGGCGCGCACGCAGGAGCTGCAGGCCGAC atCCAAAGTGAGATCtcgaaaaaatataaaggaagACCGGTCAACGTCATCGGCGGCGTGAAGTTCTTGTAA
- the LOC113392926 gene encoding leucine-rich melanocyte differentiation-associated protein-like isoform X1: MECEKLKINDNHDEGVITVDVSNSILVDSVTAMAQTLLPADYIQSSEDLNDDGDSTKLTLAYERLYELPRTIIETFCDHIRYLDISHNKITNLDGLVHFKHLTTLIADDNPITEHCLLPPMPNLQLLWLNRCKISSLYPWVSKLKESCQNLQYLSVMGNPAAPSYFNGGTFYEMLQYRLFVISQFPSLLHLDDRKVTEDQREEAHRLYKRPLLERIMKPGSGSLTQLMTSSVTWSSVHNKLSSFWNKEKGQRRNLLI; encoded by the exons ATGGAGTGTGAGAAGTTGAAAATTAACGA caATCATGATGAAGGCGTAATTACTGTCGACGTTTCAAATAGCATTTTAGTGGATTCAGTTACTGCAATGGCTCAGACACTACTTCCAGCTGATTACATCCA GTCCTCGGAGGACTTGAATGATGATGGTGACTCTACAAAATTGACATTAGCATATGAAAGATTGTATGAATTGCCAAGAACCATCATTGAAACATTCTGCGATCACATTAGGTACCTGGATATAAGtcacaataaaataac AAATCTTGATGGCTTAGTACATTTTAAGCACCTTACAACACTAATAGCTGATGATAATCCAATAACTGAGCACTGCTTGTTACCTCCGATGcctaatttacaattattatg GTTAAACCGTTGCAAAATATCATCACTGTACCCATGGGTGAGCAAACTCAAAGAGTCCTGTCAAAATCTCCAGTATCTGTCTGTAATGGGAAATCCAGCGGCTCCCAGTTATTTTAATGGGGGTACTTTCTATGAAATGCTTCAGTACAG gctgttcgtGATATCACAGTTTCCATCCCTCCTACACCTGGATGATAGAAAAGTGACAGAAGATCAAAGAGAGGAAGCACACAGGTTGTACAAACGGCCACTTCTCGAGAGAATCATGAAGCCAGGATCCGGGAGCCTGACTCAACTGATGACCAGCTCGGTGACTTGGAGCTCCGtccataataaattatcttcGTTTTGGAATAAGGAAAAAGGACAAAGaagaaatttacttatttag
- the LOC113402429 gene encoding peroxidase-like, translating into MVSKRTIFSSRHILSISVLLYFFSSSVSCCLNSGWEFIFDDIISEVCPILASATSKVKDLFLSSSSEEEDIPSELISDSLRCGRELSREAKKRANRLVKNGVGLEACSPALLHFFSSKLSSDAKKASEVSHELLTATKIMQMKLCSTTDVTPNTFISFLENQCIQPHEIYCKPVSVSCTGSNKYRSIDGTCNNLRHPTWGRRGAPFTRLTSPRYADGIYAMPVATSGRPLPNPRLLSTRIFADRSIFSRVLSHLNVQWGQFITHDLVFQVMEVTDEGGIQCCLGNGRDILPQELLNDKCIPICVSDDDPFYKNHGIKCLNFVRSVTTPRDDCSLGHAEQMNTVTSFLDGSPIYGSDPILAAKLRSKCGGRLREETRKNCKGSFLPSVDDKLAVCDLRNISEPCYLAGDSRINQTPTLAVLHTLLLREHNRIADILSSLNPLWTDEKIYQETRKIVIAEIQHITYQEWLPLNFGESYLRYYRISPSSLYSRDYNEEVNPGAINGFGAAAFRFLHTVIPDTIMSCPSNSGTGYLYKLSDHYFNPGLVESTPESFDDIIRGIVTNRAGEADPHCTEEIANLLFKSSNKWGLDLIAMDIQRGRDHGIASYNDYRETCGLKRARTFQDLAGEISQDRINALAKFYESVDDIDLFVGGALEGDVSGSILGHTFQCIVAEQFYRTRIGDRHFYDNSEMPHSFTPDQLKEIKKASMARLICDNTNVKYVQKKAFELESSYNPKYHCDDYNAIPYVDLTAWKRPKFELYD; encoded by the exons ATGGTTTCGAAAAGAACTATTTTTTCTAGTAGACATATTTTGTCAATATCAGTGTTGCTATATTTCTTTAGTTCTTCGGTATCTTGTTGCTTGAATTCCGGTtgggaatttatttttgatgacaTTATATCGGAAGTGTGTCCAATTTTAGCAAGTGCAACTTCGAAGGTCAAAGATTTATTTCTTTCGTCGTCTTcag AGGAAGAAGACATTCCATCTGAGCTAATATCAGACAGTCTCCGATGCGGTCGCGAACTTTCACGTGAGGCAAAGAAAAGAGCTAATCGGCTCGTTAAAAACGGTGTTGGTTTGGAAGCATGCTCGCCGGCTCTATTGCATTTTTTCTCGTCAAAATTATCCAGTGACGCAAAGAAGGCGTCTGAGGTGTCACACGAGCTTCTTACAGCTACGAAGATTATGCAAATGAAATTGTGCTCAAC gACGGATGTGACTCCAAACACCTTTATATCATTTTTGGAGAACCAATGCATACAACCGCACGAGATATACTGCAAGCCTGTCAGTGTCTCCTGTACAGGCTCCAATAAGTACCGTAGTATCGATGGCACGTGTAACAACCTGCGGCACCCAACGTGGGGCAGACGAGGCGCTCCTTTTACTAGGCTTACGTCACCTAGATATGCTGatg GTATCTACGCGATGCCAGTTGCAACGAGCGGTCGACCGTTACCCAATCCTCGCTTACTTTCAACTCGGATCTTTGCAGATCGATCTATTTTCAGTCGTGTACTTAGCCACCTCAACGTGCAATGGGGACAGTTCATCACACATGACCTTGTTTTCCAAGTAATGGAAGTCacag atgaGGGTGGAATTCAATGTTGCTTAGGCAATGGTCGTGATATTCTGCCACAAGAATTACTGAACGACAAATGCATACCAATTTGCGTTTCTGATGACGATCCCTTCTACAAAAACCACGGTATTAAATGTCTCAACTTTGTGAGAAGTGTCACCACACCAAGGGATGACTGCAGCTTAGGCCATGCAGAGCAG atGAATACAGTAACCAGTTTTTTGGACGGCTCTCCAATATATGGCTCTGATCCAATACTTGCTGCCAAGCTACGAAGCAAATGCGGTGGTAGATTGCGCGAGGAAACAAGAAAAAATTGCAAAGGAAGTTTCTTGCCATCGGTAGATGATAAGTTAGCTGTTTGCGACTTACGTAACATATCGGAACCTTGTTACTTGGCAG gaGACAGCAGAATCAACCAGACACCAACATTAGCTGTCCTACATACATTGCTGCTTAGAGAACACAATCGCATAGCAGACATATTGAGCTCATTAAACCCTCTGTGGACCGATGAGAAGATATACCAGGAGACGAGAAAGATTGTCATTGCGGAAATCCAACACATCACTTATCAGGAATGGTTGCCTTTGAACTTTG GGGAGAGCTATCTTCGTTACTATCGGATTTCCCCCAGTTCGCTCTATAGCCGTGATTACAACGAGGAGGTGAATCCTGGAGCTATCAATGGCTTCGGTGCCGCCGCTTTCCGTTTCTTACACACCGTTATACCTGACACAATCATGAGCTGTCCATCGAACTCTGGAACAGGATATTTGTATAA ACTAAGCGACCATTACTTCAACCCGGGCCTGGTGGAATCCACACCAGAGTCTTTCGACGACATCATACGCGGTATAGTGACTAATCGCGCGGGCGAGGCCGACCCGCACTGCACTGAAGAAATCGCCAATCTATTATTCAAATCTAGTAACAAATGGGGCTTGGATCTCATCGCTATGGATATTCAGAGGGGTAGGGATCATGGAATTGCTTCATATAACGATTACAG AGAAACTTGTGGCTTGAAAAGAGCGAGAACATTCCAAGACTTGGCAGGTGAAATATCACAAGAC CGCATTAACGCACTTGCCAAGTTCTACGAATCCGTAGACGATATAGATTTATTCGTCGGAGGTGCTTTGGAAGGGGACGTCTCGGGGTCTATCCTGGGGCATACATTTCAATGCATTGTTGCTGAACAGTTCTATCGCACTCGTATTGGTGATAGACACTTTTATGACAATAGCGAGATGCCGCATTCGTTCACACCAG ATCAATTGAAAGAAATAAAGAAAGCATCGATGGCTCGCTTGATCTGTGACAACACGAATGTGAAATACGTCCAGAAAAAGGCATTCGAATTGGAGAGTTCATACAATCCGAAATACCACTGTGACGACTACAATGCCATACCCTATGTCGATCTAACGGCTTGGAAGCGTCCCAAGTTTGAACTGTATgactaa
- the LOC113392926 gene encoding leucine-rich melanocyte differentiation-associated protein-like isoform X2, with translation MAQTLLPADYIQSSEDLNDDGDSTKLTLAYERLYELPRTIIETFCDHIRYLDISHNKITNLDGLVHFKHLTTLIADDNPITEHCLLPPMPNLQLLWLNRCKISSLYPWVSKLKESCQNLQYLSVMGNPAAPSYFNGGTFYEMLQYRLFVISQFPSLLHLDDRKVTEDQREEAHRLYKRPLLERIMKPGSGSLTQLMTSSVTWSSVHNKLSSFWNKEKGQRRNLLI, from the exons ATGGCTCAGACACTACTTCCAGCTGATTACATCCA GTCCTCGGAGGACTTGAATGATGATGGTGACTCTACAAAATTGACATTAGCATATGAAAGATTGTATGAATTGCCAAGAACCATCATTGAAACATTCTGCGATCACATTAGGTACCTGGATATAAGtcacaataaaataac AAATCTTGATGGCTTAGTACATTTTAAGCACCTTACAACACTAATAGCTGATGATAATCCAATAACTGAGCACTGCTTGTTACCTCCGATGcctaatttacaattattatg GTTAAACCGTTGCAAAATATCATCACTGTACCCATGGGTGAGCAAACTCAAAGAGTCCTGTCAAAATCTCCAGTATCTGTCTGTAATGGGAAATCCAGCGGCTCCCAGTTATTTTAATGGGGGTACTTTCTATGAAATGCTTCAGTACAG gctgttcgtGATATCACAGTTTCCATCCCTCCTACACCTGGATGATAGAAAAGTGACAGAAGATCAAAGAGAGGAAGCACACAGGTTGTACAAACGGCCACTTCTCGAGAGAATCATGAAGCCAGGATCCGGGAGCCTGACTCAACTGATGACCAGCTCGGTGACTTGGAGCTCCGtccataataaattatcttcGTTTTGGAATAAGGAAAAAGGACAAAGaagaaatttacttatttag
- the LOC113403483 gene encoding CDK5RAP3-like protein isoform X2 encodes MPAHEDIAALLSGSYINYFHCLKIIEILKETEADTKNLFGRYGSQRMKDWQDIIRNYEKDNLYLAEAAQMLVRNINYEIPGFKKQIAKEEQMQAECDKKHSDYLKNEASSKTEFLMLCKQLGIKGDKIKRELVDRLQELPVIYDKIGKSLKPLQPAIELYSAFTKYILGEQASEVLPLLKYVVEHGNTTVYEWSYGEPPLSVEPDPVHIELEKDDAAGDQIDFGESTIDFGAEDTSADIDFGDGDAGGEIDWGNIDVAPAEVDVSADVAAISLDESGIVVEEQGVGGGVARGRDALTLLDNTPTRNQFIDQLVELESFLKMRLYETNAANESQTFSLIEQLPTESEAALAAMLAAVQAAAAAVTATEITHLHNVKHSPRYVDVLTAQLQQKLSLCAKLGALATRAAERRRAASERAAALRPALALLRARTQELQADIQSEISKKYKGRPVNVIGGVKFL; translated from the exons ATGCCAGCCCATGAAGACATAGCCGCTCTCTTATCAGGCAGCTATATCAATTACTTTCACTGtctaaaaattattgaaatactcAAAGAGACAGAAGCGGACACCAAGAATTTATTTGGCAGATATGGATCACAAAGAATGAAAGATTGGCAGGACATAATAAGGAATTATGAGAAGGATAACCTGTATCTAGCCGAGGCGGCTCAAATGTTGGTCAGAAATATAAACTATGAAATTCCTGGATTCAAAAAGCAAATAGCTAAAGAGGAACAAATGCAGGCA GAGTGTGATAAAAAACATTctgattacttaaaaaatgaagCGTCAAGTAAAACTGAATTTTTAATGCTTTGCAAACAGCTTGGTATCAAGGGAGACAAAATAAAAAGGGAGCTGGTTGACAGGTTACAAGAATTGCCAGTAATATATGACAAG ATAGGCAAGTCACTCAAGCCTTTACAGCCAGCCATAGAATTATACTCTGCATTTACGAAATATATCCTCGGCGAGCAAGCGTCAGAAGTTCTACCTCTACTCAAGTATGTTGTTGAACATGGTAACACTACTGTGTATGAATGGAGTTACGGCGAGCCGCCGTTGAGCGTGGAGCCGGATCCAGTGCATATAGAGTTGGAGAAAGATGATGCAGCTGGTGATCAG ATTGATTTTGGAGAAAGTACAATAGATTTTGGTGCAGAGGATACTTCAGCTGATATCGACTTTGGCGATGGAGACGCCGGTGGAGAGATCGACTGGGGTAATATTGACGTGGCTCCTGCTGAAGTT GATGTATCAGCAGATGTAGCAGCCATATCGTTAGACGAATCAGGCATTGTCGTGGAAGAGCAGGGGGTGGGGGGCGGTGTAGCGCGGGGCAGGGACGCCCTGACCTTGCTAGACAACACGCCCACCAGAAACCAGTTCATTGATCAGCTCGTGGag CTGGAATCATTTCTGAAGATGCGTCTCTACGAAACGAACGCCGCCAACGAGAGCCAGACGTTCTCGCTGATCGAGCAGCTGCCCACCGAGAGCGAGGCCGCGTTGGCCGCCATGCTGGCCGCCGTGcaggccgccgccgccgccgtcaCCGCCACGGAGATCACGCACCTGCACAATGTCAAACATTCGCCCAG GTACGTGGACGTGCTGACGGCGCAGCTGCAGCAGAAGCTGTCGCTGTGCGCCAAGCTGGGCGCGCTGGCGACGCGCGCGGCGGAGCGGCGCCGGGCCGCGAGCGAGCGCGCCGCCGCGCTGCGCCCCGCGCTCGCGCTGCTGCGGGCGCGCACGCAGGAGCTGCAGGCCGAC atCCAAAGTGAGATCtcgaaaaaatataaaggaagACCGGTCAACGTCATCGGCGGCGTGAAGTTCTTGTAA